The following coding sequences lie in one Brevibacterium marinum genomic window:
- a CDS encoding VOC family protein, protein MRTTDAAATTALLVALGFTERLTVRDEGDPDVIVHAEYALGETGGIMFGSVRNDGSALDSVGGGSIYVVVDTEREVDRLYEEITDMGHAIVRPVATQPHGGREFDFRDHDGNSWGVGSYRGA, encoded by the coding sequence ATGAGAACCACAGACGCGGCCGCTACCACGGCTCTGCTGGTCGCGCTCGGGTTCACTGAGCGCCTCACCGTCAGGGACGAGGGCGACCCCGACGTGATCGTCCATGCCGAATACGCTCTGGGAGAGACGGGCGGAATCATGTTCGGTTCCGTCCGCAATGACGGCTCGGCCCTCGACAGCGTCGGAGGCGGCTCCATCTACGTCGTCGTCGACACCGAACGGGAGGTCGACCGACTCTACGAGGAGATCACCGACATGGGACATGCGATCGTCCGGCCGGTCGCGACTCAGCCCCATGGCGGTCGCGAGTTCGACTTCCGCGACCATGACGGCAATTCCTGGGGCGTGGGTTCCTATCGCGGTGCCTGA